Proteins encoded within one genomic window of Triticum aestivum cultivar Chinese Spring chromosome 2D, IWGSC CS RefSeq v2.1, whole genome shotgun sequence:
- the LOC123051319 gene encoding OVARIAN TUMOR DOMAIN-containing deubiquitinating enzyme 1 isoform X2, whose protein sequence is MGTKFRFKVKLYKDRAGSSGDGGGGEPTPPPAPGPAPSPSLDPAALSASPLPLQPPPTPIVSIKGRMMMTMIGPKTMERIWMRGKRMSEYREGCLDELPDDEKFYIPLFMSGQKKNLPHDLFRHDSVPLNKNEYFSLWKNWNQLLDGKRTYLRPLRDRRVLSVSGVFRRPLARPWALEFQEPLLDLVEDYPDNDIVQEMIKILCQRYVHFKRTRGDGSCFYRAFFFSYLENLGQMQDSQAEVTRLMEHVAVSRENFCRLKWDKAYFLNPEEYFSSVASELNHLVNSVANGLSSDELQKRSLQEMMPLRVISLLRLLAETEIRTRIDDYKPFIPGKVNVNQYCWKEVRPLDVKASALAMRALTYALGIPLRLETLGEGLTAGGLQVKRLDFFPRSESGKGAFHIVRSYWSSTTTPEPLEIGSGSLMSSDGTPLLTLLCRPDNCDILYRK, encoded by the exons ATGGGGACAAAATTCAGATTCAAGGTCAAGCTATACAAGGACAGAGCAGGAAGcagcggagacggcggcggcggcgagcccacgccgccgcccgcaccaGGGCCTGCGCCGTCGCCCTCCCTCGACCCCGCGGCGCTTTCCGCCTCGCCGCTCCCGCTtcagccgccgccgacccccatcGTCAG TATCAAGggcaggatgatgatgacgatgattggCCCGAAGACGATGGAACGGATTTGGATGCGGGGCAAGAGGATGAG TGAATACAGAGAAGGATGCCTC GATGAATTACCAGATGACGAGAAATTCTACATTCCATTGTTCATGAGTGGTCAAAAGAAGAATCTCCCGCATGATCTCTTTCGGCATGACTCGGTGCCGCTCaacaaaaatgaatatttttctctGTGGAAAAACTGGAATCAGCTGCTGGACGGCAAGAGAACATACCTCCGACCACTGAGGGACCGCCGTGTTCTCAGTGTTAGTGGTGTTTTCCGGCGGCCGTTAGCTCGTCCATGGGCATTAGAATTCCAG GAACCACTCTTGGATTTGGTTGAGGATTATCCAGATAATGACATTGTCCAGGAAATGATCAAG ATTCTTTGTCAGCGCTATGTGCACTTCAAACGAACTCGCGGAGATGGCAGCTGTTTCTACAGAGCTTTCTTTTTCTCCTACTTG GAAAATCTTGGACAAATGCAAGATAGTCAAGCTGAAGTTACTCGTCTAATGGAACATGTGGCAGTGTCCAGAGAGAATTTCTGTCGTCTGAAATGGGACAAAGCATACTTCTTAAATCCTGAAGAATACTTTTCAAGTGTTGCTTCT GAGCTGAATCATTTGGTCAATTCTGTTGCAAATGG TCTTAGTTCTGACGAGTTGCAGAAGAGAAGTCTACAGGAGATGATGCCACTCAGGG TTATTTCCTTGCTAAGATTGCTGGCAGAGACTGAGATCCGTACGCGAATAGATGATTACAAACCATTTATCCCTGGAAAGGTGAATGTCAATCAG TATTGCTGGAAAGAGGTGCGTCCCCTGGACGTCAAAGCATCGGCGCTAGCAATGAGGGCTCTAACGTATGCACTTGGCATCCCGCTGCGACTGGAAACTCTAGGCGAAGGCTTGACGGCTGGAGGTTTGCAAGTAAAGCGCCTTGATTTCTTCCCTCGATCAGAATCAGGGAAGGGTGCTTTCCATATAGTTCGAAGCTATTGGTCGTCAACCACAACCCCTGAACCACTGGAGATTGGAAGTGGCAGCCTGATGTCATCTGATGGCACACCTTTGCTGACCTTGCTGTGCAGGCCTGACAACTGCGATATTTTGTATCGCAAGTAA
- the LOC123051319 gene encoding uncharacterized protein isoform X4, with protein sequence MLVYKISTTSSLAKGRYRIPQEPRGEAERSQGFSAGAETEYPGQRKKWGQNSDSRSSYTRTEQEAAETAAAASPRRRPHQGLRRRPPSTPRRFPPRRSRFSRRRPPSSGTRIKGRMMMTMIGPKTMERIWMRGKRMSEYREGCLDELPDDEKFYIPLFMSGQKKNLPHDLFRHDSVPLNKNEYFSLWKNWNQLLDGKRTYLRPLRDRRVLSVSGVFRRPLARPWALEFQEPLLDLVEDYPDNDIVQEMIKILCQRYVHFKRTRGDGSCFYRAFFFSYLENLGQMQDSQAEVTRLMEHVAVSRENFCRLKWDKAYFLNPEEYFSSVASELNHLVNSVANGLSSDELQKRSLQEMMPLRDCWQRLRSVRE encoded by the exons ATGCTAGTATATAAGATATCTACCACTTCGTCCCTTGCAAAAGGCCGCTACCGAATTCCTCAGGAACCGAGGGGCGAGGCGGAAAGAAGCCAGGGTTTCTCGGCGGGGGCAGAAACGGAATATCCCGGGCAGCGAAAGAAATGGGGACAAAATTCAGATTCAAGGTCAAGCTATACAAGGACAGAGCAGGAAGcagcggagacggcggcggcggcgagcccacgccgccgcccgcaccaGGGCCTGCGCCGTCGCCCTCCCTCGACCCCGCGGCGCTTTCCGCCTCGCCGCTCCCGCTtcagccgccgccgacccccatcGTCAGGTACACG TATCAAGggcaggatgatgatgacgatgattggCCCGAAGACGATGGAACGGATTTGGATGCGGGGCAAGAGGATGAG TGAATACAGAGAAGGATGCCTC GATGAATTACCAGATGACGAGAAATTCTACATTCCATTGTTCATGAGTGGTCAAAAGAAGAATCTCCCGCATGATCTCTTTCGGCATGACTCGGTGCCGCTCaacaaaaatgaatatttttctctGTGGAAAAACTGGAATCAGCTGCTGGACGGCAAGAGAACATACCTCCGACCACTGAGGGACCGCCGTGTTCTCAGTGTTAGTGGTGTTTTCCGGCGGCCGTTAGCTCGTCCATGGGCATTAGAATTCCAG GAACCACTCTTGGATTTGGTTGAGGATTATCCAGATAATGACATTGTCCAGGAAATGATCAAG ATTCTTTGTCAGCGCTATGTGCACTTCAAACGAACTCGCGGAGATGGCAGCTGTTTCTACAGAGCTTTCTTTTTCTCCTACTTG GAAAATCTTGGACAAATGCAAGATAGTCAAGCTGAAGTTACTCGTCTAATGGAACATGTGGCAGTGTCCAGAGAGAATTTCTGTCGTCTGAAATGGGACAAAGCATACTTCTTAAATCCTGAAGAATACTTTTCAAGTGTTGCTTCT GAGCTGAATCATTTGGTCAATTCTGTTGCAAATGG TCTTAGTTCTGACGAGTTGCAGAAGAGAAGTCTACAGGAGATGATGCCACTCAGGG ATTGCTGGCAGAGACTGAGATCCGTACGCGAATAG
- the LOC123051319 gene encoding uncharacterized protein isoform X1 codes for MLVYKISTTSSLAKGRYRIPQEPRGEAERSQGFSAGAETEYPGQRKKWGQNSDSRSSYTRTEQEAAETAAAASPRRRPHQGLRRRPPSTPRRFPPRRSRFSRRRPPSSGTRIKGRMMMTMIGPKTMERIWMRGKRMSEYREGCLDELPDDEKFYIPLFMSGQKKNLPHDLFRHDSVPLNKNEYFSLWKNWNQLLDGKRTYLRPLRDRRVLSVSGVFRRPLARPWALEFQEPLLDLVEDYPDNDIVQEMIKILCQRYVHFKRTRGDGSCFYRAFFFSYLENLGQMQDSQAEVTRLMEHVAVSRENFCRLKWDKAYFLNPEEYFSSVASELNHLVNSVANGLSSDELQKRSLQEMMPLRVISLLRLLAETEIRTRIDDYKPFIPGKVNVNQYCWKEVRPLDVKASALAMRALTYALGIPLRLETLGEGLTAGGLQVKRLDFFPRSESGKGAFHIVRSYWSSTTTPEPLEIGSGSLMSSDGTPLLTLLCRPDNCDILYRK; via the exons ATGCTAGTATATAAGATATCTACCACTTCGTCCCTTGCAAAAGGCCGCTACCGAATTCCTCAGGAACCGAGGGGCGAGGCGGAAAGAAGCCAGGGTTTCTCGGCGGGGGCAGAAACGGAATATCCCGGGCAGCGAAAGAAATGGGGACAAAATTCAGATTCAAGGTCAAGCTATACAAGGACAGAGCAGGAAGcagcggagacggcggcggcggcgagcccacgccgccgcccgcaccaGGGCCTGCGCCGTCGCCCTCCCTCGACCCCGCGGCGCTTTCCGCCTCGCCGCTCCCGCTtcagccgccgccgacccccatcGTCAGGTACACG TATCAAGggcaggatgatgatgacgatgattggCCCGAAGACGATGGAACGGATTTGGATGCGGGGCAAGAGGATGAG TGAATACAGAGAAGGATGCCTC GATGAATTACCAGATGACGAGAAATTCTACATTCCATTGTTCATGAGTGGTCAAAAGAAGAATCTCCCGCATGATCTCTTTCGGCATGACTCGGTGCCGCTCaacaaaaatgaatatttttctctGTGGAAAAACTGGAATCAGCTGCTGGACGGCAAGAGAACATACCTCCGACCACTGAGGGACCGCCGTGTTCTCAGTGTTAGTGGTGTTTTCCGGCGGCCGTTAGCTCGTCCATGGGCATTAGAATTCCAG GAACCACTCTTGGATTTGGTTGAGGATTATCCAGATAATGACATTGTCCAGGAAATGATCAAG ATTCTTTGTCAGCGCTATGTGCACTTCAAACGAACTCGCGGAGATGGCAGCTGTTTCTACAGAGCTTTCTTTTTCTCCTACTTG GAAAATCTTGGACAAATGCAAGATAGTCAAGCTGAAGTTACTCGTCTAATGGAACATGTGGCAGTGTCCAGAGAGAATTTCTGTCGTCTGAAATGGGACAAAGCATACTTCTTAAATCCTGAAGAATACTTTTCAAGTGTTGCTTCT GAGCTGAATCATTTGGTCAATTCTGTTGCAAATGG TCTTAGTTCTGACGAGTTGCAGAAGAGAAGTCTACAGGAGATGATGCCACTCAGGG TTATTTCCTTGCTAAGATTGCTGGCAGAGACTGAGATCCGTACGCGAATAGATGATTACAAACCATTTATCCCTGGAAAGGTGAATGTCAATCAG TATTGCTGGAAAGAGGTGCGTCCCCTGGACGTCAAAGCATCGGCGCTAGCAATGAGGGCTCTAACGTATGCACTTGGCATCCCGCTGCGACTGGAAACTCTAGGCGAAGGCTTGACGGCTGGAGGTTTGCAAGTAAAGCGCCTTGATTTCTTCCCTCGATCAGAATCAGGGAAGGGTGCTTTCCATATAGTTCGAAGCTATTGGTCGTCAACCACAACCCCTGAACCACTGGAGATTGGAAGTGGCAGCCTGATGTCATCTGATGGCACACCTTTGCTGACCTTGCTGTGCAGGCCTGACAACTGCGATATTTTGTATCGCAAGTAA
- the LOC123051319 gene encoding OVARIAN TUMOR DOMAIN-containing deubiquitinating enzyme 1 isoform X3: MGTKFRFKVKLYKDRAGSSGDGGGGEPTPPPAPGPAPSPSLDPAALSASPLPLQPPPTPIVRYTYQGQDDDDDDWPEDDGTDLDAGQEDEDELPDDEKFYIPLFMSGQKKNLPHDLFRHDSVPLNKNEYFSLWKNWNQLLDGKRTYLRPLRDRRVLSVSGVFRRPLARPWALEFQEPLLDLVEDYPDNDIVQEMIKILCQRYVHFKRTRGDGSCFYRAFFFSYLENLGQMQDSQAEVTRLMEHVAVSRENFCRLKWDKAYFLNPEEYFSSVASELNHLVNSVANGLSSDELQKRSLQEMMPLRVISLLRLLAETEIRTRIDDYKPFIPGKVNVNQYCWKEVRPLDVKASALAMRALTYALGIPLRLETLGEGLTAGGLQVKRLDFFPRSESGKGAFHIVRSYWSSTTTPEPLEIGSGSLMSSDGTPLLTLLCRPDNCDILYRK, encoded by the exons ATGGGGACAAAATTCAGATTCAAGGTCAAGCTATACAAGGACAGAGCAGGAAGcagcggagacggcggcggcggcgagcccacgccgccgcccgcaccaGGGCCTGCGCCGTCGCCCTCCCTCGACCCCGCGGCGCTTTCCGCCTCGCCGCTCCCGCTtcagccgccgccgacccccatcGTCAGGTACACG TATCAAGggcaggatgatgatgacgatgattggCCCGAAGACGATGGAACGGATTTGGATGCGGGGCAAGAGGATGAG GATGAATTACCAGATGACGAGAAATTCTACATTCCATTGTTCATGAGTGGTCAAAAGAAGAATCTCCCGCATGATCTCTTTCGGCATGACTCGGTGCCGCTCaacaaaaatgaatatttttctctGTGGAAAAACTGGAATCAGCTGCTGGACGGCAAGAGAACATACCTCCGACCACTGAGGGACCGCCGTGTTCTCAGTGTTAGTGGTGTTTTCCGGCGGCCGTTAGCTCGTCCATGGGCATTAGAATTCCAG GAACCACTCTTGGATTTGGTTGAGGATTATCCAGATAATGACATTGTCCAGGAAATGATCAAG ATTCTTTGTCAGCGCTATGTGCACTTCAAACGAACTCGCGGAGATGGCAGCTGTTTCTACAGAGCTTTCTTTTTCTCCTACTTG GAAAATCTTGGACAAATGCAAGATAGTCAAGCTGAAGTTACTCGTCTAATGGAACATGTGGCAGTGTCCAGAGAGAATTTCTGTCGTCTGAAATGGGACAAAGCATACTTCTTAAATCCTGAAGAATACTTTTCAAGTGTTGCTTCT GAGCTGAATCATTTGGTCAATTCTGTTGCAAATGG TCTTAGTTCTGACGAGTTGCAGAAGAGAAGTCTACAGGAGATGATGCCACTCAGGG TTATTTCCTTGCTAAGATTGCTGGCAGAGACTGAGATCCGTACGCGAATAGATGATTACAAACCATTTATCCCTGGAAAGGTGAATGTCAATCAG TATTGCTGGAAAGAGGTGCGTCCCCTGGACGTCAAAGCATCGGCGCTAGCAATGAGGGCTCTAACGTATGCACTTGGCATCCCGCTGCGACTGGAAACTCTAGGCGAAGGCTTGACGGCTGGAGGTTTGCAAGTAAAGCGCCTTGATTTCTTCCCTCGATCAGAATCAGGGAAGGGTGCTTTCCATATAGTTCGAAGCTATTGGTCGTCAACCACAACCCCTGAACCACTGGAGATTGGAAGTGGCAGCCTGATGTCATCTGATGGCACACCTTTGCTGACCTTGCTGTGCAGGCCTGACAACTGCGATATTTTGTATCGCAAGTAA